GTGTGAGCGAATGGATCGGGTAAACAGATTCATTCGCAGTCGTTATCTGCTGGGGAGATAACCTCAATTTTGGGATCGCTAATTGATTTTTCTAGCTGTTGTTTGCTGCGTTTGGGGGTGATGATTGCATGAACGGTGTTTGGAAGGTTTGGGTTTGTCAGGGAATTTGCGAATTCTACAAAATGAAGTTATGAAAGACAACTGTTCTTGGCATCTTCAAAGTTCTCGTAGATAATAACGGAGTCCGATGAGATAACAATGGGGAATAATGTTGTTTACAATAATCTAACCGCCGTCTAACGATGCTGTAACCGACTCGTGGGCTGCAACTCTGTTACATATTCATTAAATATTCCGATCGTGCCTATCGGTACACCTGTTGGTAAATCGTTCCGTCGCTAACTGACCGATATCAGGGATCGCATGGAACATGGCAACAACAGTGTTGTCTTTCGGTTCGTCTAATTCATTAAAGCCGTTAGATAACATCGCGCTTGAGGTGCCATTAACCTGAAGTAAACCTCCCTGGAAACATCCAGGAAAACACCTGTTCGCTTCTACTTCTAGCACAATCATCTGGTGACTTCGAGATAGTTCGTGGATCTACGTTGGTGAACACGAACGTTGTTTGCCTGCTGGTTAGCATTCATCCTCCATTTGTGGTGCTTTCCGATTAACAGGCGGCAGGCAGGGGAATCGTGCTAGTAGTGGTAGTTTGTTGTTAgttaaaatggaaacaaatcgGGCTCAGCATGGTAATGCTGCCATCACGCACGAAGTATTTTTGACGACTGATAaataattgattgatgccGCAAACGAAACGACTCTACAGTGCAGAAATCAAACCGTTGACTACGTTCAGCCATCATTCGTTACACTGTAAAATGATCGTCTGTAAGGGTTTTCAAGTACTGTAGCATCTGTTTggggaaaaaatagaaactgCACGTGGTGCCCGCCGGCAACACTATCAACCTTCTAGACTTTTGATGATAAGGTTGCTCACTATGGAAATGGGAGGACATTTCAAATTATGTTTGTaaaccgatcgaaccggaTCTGCTCCCAATCAATCGAGAATCGTGCCGTTCGGCTCACGTAAACCAAGGGTCAGCTCTATCGGGAGTGAGAAAAACaacattattttattgttttttgatAAGGCAATTTACCGTCATGAATAGGTTTGCCTTAACTATGAGTGGGTAGGTTTGGTCGATGGAGGCGCGTGATACTCCGCGATGCTGCGCACTCGTGCTTGCACTTTGGAACGCCGCACTGTACGCTATACGCCCGTAATTCAATCAACTGTCGGCAAACGTGGGTGTGTTTGCCGATACAGAGTTCGTTAGACGGACTTTGACCACTGCTCGTGCACTATACGGATtgcatcgacgacgaccatctggatgcattccattttttattcTACGATAGCGTTGGCGAGGGCTGCGCCGGCGGCTACAGCGGATGGATTGTTTCGATTACGACACTGCatcgaggaagaagcaaaacatctTCTAGACGGTTTCTTGATAAGATTACCGTTTCACTTTCCAGTCTGAAATCCATTAAGAAGCGTTATTATACCAGAAAGAAGTCGATAAGCTTACGATGACGTAGAAAACAACATCTACTTCAAGCTACATCTGCTCGGCATAGTGATAGTGAACTGGATAGTAGTGCTACAAATTACGCTTCGATTAATGATTCTTTCCATCGATCCATTTTAGGGACAGCTTTTGTTGTGTAAATTCTATCTTTATTTGATACTTCGAATTGATTTACTTTTTGTAATAATGGGAactagaaaataaaaaaaacacacacacacacaggtttgTGCGCTCGAtctgctcgatcgctcgatcaaaTATTGCGTGTCGTCCTGAAGTCAGTTCTaacttttttcccttctttccctctctttcgctctttctgtAACTCTTTTTTTGTCATAAATTATACAATGTACAATGTACAAACCCTTATCTTAATCACGTATCGGGAGGCGTcatttggcagcagcatcgacgcCTCCTGGGAATAGGGAGCAGCTTGGTAGTGTCTCTATGCTATATCTGGCGATATTGGGCTTTGGGTAGCGAAAGCCGTGAATGTTTctgggagggaaggaaaatctTTCCAGCGtggtttgaataaaaaaaggagatAAACTGCCATTACGGAAGCACACTAGAGGACTGAGTGCGGTTCGGGAATGTATAGCACCTTAGAGCGCTTGGTTTTGCGCAACTTtagctattgatttgtttcgatttACGTTCTAGCATTGCGGAACAGAGAAAAGGTTAACGACGATTGTGTTTGTCTTTGCGCTGTTGACCTTTCAACAAAACTGGCACATGATTGTATTGCTTGAACATCTGCCCATCTACCGATCGTTTACAGACAAGAGCGCCTCTTGCCTCAAACGGGCTTAAGCTTTTCTTTATCGGGAGAAGTGTGTTTTAGTTctaacaaaaagaaaacattaattGTCGCGTGCCCCTTATCGGATATGATTGTTTGTCTTTGCACGATCACGTTTATGAACTGGTCCACCGCCCTGTAATTCGGGTGCTCTCGCTTCAAGTAATGAAGTGATGCATCGCGTTAATGCTATCGCTTTCATGGGAATAGAATATCtgttgtagtagtagcacgAGGCAGGTAGTTATCCGAGAGCGCTAGCTCGCGGTCGCGAACGCTCTAGTTTGGGTAGCGATAGAAGATCGGATTGTAGGGTCTCTTGGAGAACCGCTCCGGCTGCACATCGGCCCGCAGTATCACTACACCGGACGGGTTGACCTTCACCTTAATCTTGGTCTGGGGGCTCAGTATTCCATAGTCGACCTCCTCGTACAGATCCTAAAACGATATCGTAATGGGCGTTAGAGCGGTGAGTTGCGTTGATTGATCTGTCTCAAAACCCTGCCATACCTCAACCCTGTAGCCAGTGGGCGAAATGAGACCCAGCTCGCGCAGCGTCACGGCCACATCAGACGGGGTACCATCCGTTCGCCGATTGACGAACGCGATCGCGTACGAGTAGTACGTCTGGTAGATGGGAGTAATTGGTCGCGACCAGATCTCGATGCCCTTATGCTGCAAAAATGATTGAAGGGTACAGATTAGTAATGCATCTCGGCAACGAGGCTTTTCAGTGCGATCTACCTTGTAAATTCTTCGGCCCTGGATACCGAGTGGATCCTGATCGACGGCAATGATCTTGCGGTTCTGCAGAATAGCCTTGAACTCTGGGCGGATCGTGCGCAGATCAACCGACATCATGAGCGGCGCGGCCATGATGGCCCACAGTGCCATCTGCGTTTTCGATTGCTCGTAGCTCAGACCGAAGTTGCCAATGATAAGCTGAAACGGAAAAGGGGAAATAGAGGTTAGATGCCATTTTTCTAAAGAATGAAGGGAACAATCCGATACTGTATAGCGGAGTTGCAGCACTTCAAACCGGTTCATCAATTCAGTTTACCATGTCCGGATCGTTCCAGTGGCCCGGTCCTGCATTCGGGATAATCGCATCCTGATTGTTGCCGTAGTAATCAATGATGCTCTCGAGTGAGGCCCACGAGTCCTGGATATCGTCGTAGTTGCGCCACAGATTGCAGTGCTGAATGATCGATGAGTAGTTTGGCTAGAACGGAAGAttcacagaaaaaaagaatcgtTGTAATCCAATGGTTTTAAAGAGCAGAATGCTCCCGCAACGGATACTCACATTCATGCCGGCGTAGATCTGGTATACTGGCCAACTGCAGGAGTACACCATCGGGCGACCGGTAGAGTTGAGATTGCGACCAAACTCCGGATAACCGTGGTCCATGTCGATCGGCAGCGAGTAGCACCCGTCCAGCTTCACGTAATCGACGTCCCACGAGGCGAATTGGGCCGCATCGTTGGCCGAGAAGCCCAGGATGCCCGGGTAGCCGGCGCACGTATAGTTACCGTAATCCTCGTAGATGCCGAACTTTAGGCCCTTGGCGTGTACGTAATTGGCGAGCGCCTTCATGCCACTGGGGAAGCGGCGCCGATCGGCCACCAGCTCACCGCGCGGACCTCGCGACTTCTCCAACCAACAGTCATCCACGTTGATGTACTCGTAGCCAACGGCAGCGTAGCCTTCGCTTACCACCAGATCGGACATCGTGCGGAATAGATGCTCACtagcagaagaaaaatggaaaagcccTACGTGTTAATACAAGTCTCTACCTCAGTACTGTAGTCGCAGGAAGATGTGATCTTCCAATTCTACGGTGCAGAATAgtaaaatggcaaaaagtgTGTTCCGTTGATTTATCACTAGAATATGTAGCTCTATCTTTCTGAATAGAAACCGAACTTCCTCCCACGAGATATTCGCTCGAGGCGCTTGGTCATAAGAGACGGTGACGGTTTCCGTCTAAGGTCCACCACACAACAGATGATCTTTGCAAAGGAAGGCGTAAACTTTGTAGTTGCAACAGTCACGCCAACATAACCGCACGCAAATGCATACGAATGGTTCGCTGAGATCCGCACTCTAGGTGCCTCTACGAATGACTCCTCTGTATTGTGCCTGGCGGGCTAGAACGCGCCGTCATCGTCTGGTGGTCGTGATTTCCtggattcgattcgaatggCCGCCCTAGGCCACTACCGATGGAGCATTGCGTTATAGGTCAACAGATCTATCGACCTCTGCATGCGCCGTCCACCGCCACACGCCGAGAGTACGACGAACGAAGAATCCCGCGGAACTAACCAGTATGGGCCAGTCCTATCCTGCGCGCTAGCGAACAACTGACCTAGATCTTCGAGAGAATAGCataatcgtcgtcgttgtcatcatcaCGCATACCGAGGGAATCACACACCGCCATCAGTGGTGTCCACTTTGCTTCGATCAACCCCTTTGTGACTCTGACAAAACCAGACAGGACGACATGAGTTTACCGTAATGCGGTCTCAAGCGTttctccctccacccccctccctgaatcgatcatcgtgatcgcgatctcCACTTTGGCTTTATACTATTGtgctggagatgatgatgagtgctTGGGATGGTCGGGATGAAGTGTTGCTCTGTTGTTGTGCCGACAGCAAGGGGAGCTGGCTTATTGTTGGATTCAATTTCTATCTTCCACCTCTTCCGTGAGGTAACACATCGTCGGCCTTTTCGACGATGCCACTTTCGGCGTGGATGCTTTTGAAAAGCGCACTCACAGTTTGATATCGGATTGGATCGGATAGGATGGGCTGAATGGTTTTACGATGGACACCCTACGAAAGACCAACGCGATCGGTTGTGATTGTGAGCTGAAAACGCGTCGCGCGGCGTGCGTCCTTGGCGAATGTGAATGTTGAATCGGTCCCTTGGTTTACGATATTACTGGCGTTGAGATATTAGGGTTGAAGTGGTCTTCGAGGTGATACCACCTACCGGGAGGGCTGTCAGTGATTGAACCTGAGCTATGAATCCTCCGATCGATCATGCTAATACTTTGACCTCATCGAGCTGGAGTGAATGTCGTAGACAACCCATCATCAACATATTGTGTATAGTGCTTGTCTTTGGGATTTCATAATAAGCCCTTGCAGTCCGCACGATGCTATTCTAACCTCCAAAATCGCCCAAGTGAGTATTTAACACGGCACATAAGCTTGGCCAAGTGCTGCCAAGTGTGGCTACTGCCTGTAACTTTTACGAACAAACCTCCTGAGACTCTCGTTGCATTGTAAGTGATCTTGATCCAATTTAGATCAGCTCTTCAGCTATAAGACGCTTCAGGCCTCGCGAACATGTAAAGCCCATGTATGGCCCAAGGCACATCGTGGACACTTGACGCTAgttcgtgttttgtttctgAGCTCCTCAGCAAACGTAGTCCTCTCCGGGGGCACCGTACAGGCATTGGCGCGATCGCGTGATGAGGTGCAGAGCAACACATCCCGATGTCCGTTGCACTGTTCAGATCGGAATCACGGGAGACACTTACTCCGCTCCGTCGGTGGTAAtcgaaaattgtaaaatttaattgaCACGAGCCAGGCTAGCGTtagggctggctggcacgaGCTGGCGACCCTCCTAATGGACACAGTGTAGCACCTTCGGTCAGCAGACGTGAAAGTTCAGCGCACACCTCGATGATGGCTCGATAATTGCGTGCtcattatgcaaatgagtgtGCCCATTTCCACAGTCTGTTAATTCTCGGTCCTGCGTGCGGTCCATCGAACGTCTGTCGAAGGGTTGTGGCGTCGACGACCAATGACGTGCTGGAGCACGGTAGTGAATCACCATCACACCGGCAGGGTAGCCGGCCGGCGACACTGTTGTGGCGCGCAATCGAGATGCTGTCGTGCTTGTCCCGGTTGTCCCGTGTTGGCAAGTGTGCTAAAAGTCACGAATGGATCTCTTGCACATGGTGGATGCGCGATTTAGAAAGGAAGCAATTATTGGTTCTTCCTGTACTGCCACCAGCGGTGAGCAACATAAGCATCCTGGCGGGTGTCCGTCGAGCTCATCCTATTGAGGATTTCGTAAGTGTTCGTGTTGCGCGTTGGTCAATTTGAAGTTTTATTCATGTTGAATCTAGAACCAATGCACGATGCCGAATTGTGGACGGGATGATCCACTGAAACGAGGTCACCGATGATCGGTCATCAACCAGAAACCAGctcacaagcaagcaagcactcGCCGCTCCAGCATCCGGACTAGTGCTGGGGGCTTGGGAAATTCTGAAGGGCTCGAAGCGCGCACGTGTGTCGTGATGCTCGTGACATTATTAGCGTAGATGCACCTTTCTGAGGGCTAATCCCCTGGCATAGTTCATAGTTCACCTAGTGTGAAGCGCTTGGTGGTTGCGAAAGTGGTTCAACAGCCATTACCATGCACGCCTCCCTCGACCTCGGCCCCGCTCGCGATAGGTCGACGTCACAGAAGGGTGGAATTCAGTTTTTACATAAttcttccatccatcaatccgtGCCCGATGTCGAACATCGTTGTAGACCGTTGTGTCATGGAAAACTGAAGCAACACAATTTGGTGCCACAAATCAAACCCATGGTAGTGCACACAAGTAAAAAGAAAGTTAGAAACAGAACACGGGGGTGGCGGGAGATGTccaaaaccaacagaaaaaaaacgattcaaGGCACCCGCGAAACGAGGATGTGTCACAACACTGTAGCGAtcaatttcaaattgtttCGTGGCCGTCGTACCGCGTGTTGGCCCCTGCCTGTTAAATGGCTGAGTGAGTTTTATGGTGCATGACTGTTACAAGTGTTccaggggtggtgggggtggctTAGATGAATTAATGAAAGATGAACtgaaccgaaaaacaaacgctTACAGCATCTAACGTATATGAGAGGCAATGTCGTTCGAATGCAAATCGTGAGCAAAACATCGGACGAAAACTGGGCCAACATTCGTTCGCCAAATTGGTCGTCACAATAATTGAAGCATTCGGCTATTCGGAGAGATGAGCTGCTGGCTTTGGTCGACTGTAGGTAGGATGAAATGGACAATATGATTTACAGCAGCGGCGTGAGCATCATCATAGCCGGTCGGTCTTTGCTCTTtcgagttctgctgctgctgctgctgttgctgcagcacacgGTCGTCGGTTGGACCACGACTTTCATTTATGAAGTCCAGACCACCATCGAATCCGGTCAGCGACGGTTGATTCACCGAAAATGTCCAGCACGAATCGTGCGTGAGCAGCGCGTTTTTTGTTACATAAAATCGTTTGTCTGCACGATTTGGCGAGCCTTCTGGCAGGGATTTACA
The sequence above is a segment of the Anopheles darlingi chromosome 2, idAnoDarlMG_H_01, whole genome shotgun sequence genome. Coding sequences within it:
- the LOC125949645 gene encoding alpha-N-acetylgalactosaminidase gives rise to the protein MTFRKSKGGTVVGAMITASRQCLTTVRPVVLLALLSLALLPAHIHSLENGLARTPPMGWLSWERFRCNTDCEGDPENCISEHLFRTMSDLVVSEGYAAVGYEYINVDDCWLEKSRGPRGELVADRRRFPSGMKALANYVHAKGLKFGIYEDYGNYTCAGYPGILGFSANDAAQFASWDVDYVKLDGCYSLPIDMDHGYPEFGRNLNSTGRPMVYSCSWPVYQIYAGMNPNYSSIIQHCNLWRNYDDIQDSWASLESIIDYYGNNQDAIIPNAGPGHWNDPDMLIIGNFGLSYEQSKTQMALWAIMAAPLMMSVDLRTIRPEFKAILQNRKIIAVDQDPLGIQGRRIYKHKGIEIWSRPITPIYQTYYSYAIAFVNRRTDGTPSDVAVTLRELGLISPTGYRVEDLYEEVDYGILSPQTKIKVKVNPSGVVILRADVQPERFSKRPYNPIFYRYPN